From the Leucobacter denitrificans genome, one window contains:
- a CDS encoding PP2C family protein-serine/threonine phosphatase, translated as MMQGVQLEAAVVSDVGRKRQVNEDTALALSPAFIVADGMGGHEAGDLASQAAVAAFSERIAPGRPSTVVEVSEALDASRIAVAHVAEGRAHGAGCTFTGAVLVENEGELNWLVVNIGDSRVYLHRGAELQQVTVDHSLRDEVGPAADGTRVPRNVITRALGSADTTADSWLLPVETGARLLICSDGLTTEIDGEELRATLTMGGRAESVAAELVRRANEAGGRDNITVVVVDILAGGLAWHLGPERSTIGETYDDDTLTATVPRRRPPVLGGATS; from the coding sequence ATGATGCAAGGCGTGCAGCTTGAGGCGGCCGTCGTGAGCGATGTCGGCCGCAAGCGCCAGGTAAATGAAGACACTGCGCTCGCGCTGTCACCTGCCTTTATCGTTGCCGACGGCATGGGTGGGCACGAAGCGGGCGATCTTGCGAGCCAGGCCGCGGTCGCCGCATTTTCTGAGCGGATCGCACCAGGGAGGCCCTCAACGGTGGTTGAGGTCTCAGAAGCACTCGACGCTTCACGCATCGCGGTTGCGCACGTCGCAGAGGGTCGCGCGCACGGAGCCGGATGCACGTTTACTGGCGCAGTGCTCGTCGAAAACGAGGGCGAGCTGAACTGGCTCGTTGTGAACATCGGGGATTCGCGCGTGTACCTGCATCGTGGCGCAGAGCTGCAGCAGGTCACCGTTGATCACTCGCTTCGCGACGAAGTGGGCCCGGCGGCAGACGGCACGCGGGTTCCGCGCAACGTGATAACTCGGGCGCTGGGGTCGGCCGATACGACCGCGGACTCGTGGCTGCTGCCTGTCGAAACAGGTGCGCGGCTGCTTATCTGTTCTGACGGACTCACCACCGAAATTGACGGTGAGGAATTGCGGGCGACCCTCACGATGGGTGGCCGAGCTGAGTCGGTAGCTGCAGAGCTCGTGCGTCGGGCGAACGAGGCTGGCGGCCGCGACAACATCACCGTTGTCGTCGTTGACATTCTGGCCGGAGGCCTTGCGTGGCACCTCGGTCCCGAACGATCCACCATCGGCGAGACGTACGACGATGACACACTCACCGCGACTGTACCGCGGCGCAGGCCACCCGTGTTGGGAGGTGCGACGAGTTGA
- a CDS encoding FHA domain-containing protein: MPVQPMQQAPHAAQAPQSPMSPQPQQPAGQGFAMPPVPTMSPAPNAAQPQMPPAPAMPPAPGAPAQQQPNTPVAPPADKQWSLSKTVDSNFERLANEENPAMDRLFAANENARPFSWPEPQPHGQVPPAPPVAQPAPAQPPALQPPAAQPPVAQPPAAKPPLPAFMPPAPPVQNGAPPAAAPAAPANPAAPAAPAATPVSPEQPVTPAVVPGTPAANATPEAPARHAVPSAKQGPPTVPTYAPPIPKPAAAPASVAHDPSEDELDRTVVVSRKAAWVIELPDGRELDLPGDDVVIGRRPTAVGESDVLVVPDPTRTLSKSHARLRRTSDAWTIEDLNSTNGVFVFDDAGVQIEVEPGTQRLASEHLIVGTLEVRLRRAA, from the coding sequence GTGCCGGTGCAGCCAATGCAGCAGGCACCTCACGCGGCTCAGGCTCCCCAATCCCCGATGTCGCCGCAACCGCAACAACCGGCCGGGCAGGGCTTTGCTATGCCGCCGGTTCCCACAATGTCTCCCGCACCGAACGCCGCTCAGCCCCAAATGCCACCGGCGCCCGCAATGCCGCCCGCACCTGGCGCGCCTGCTCAACAGCAGCCAAATACGCCAGTGGCGCCTCCTGCCGATAAGCAGTGGAGCCTGAGTAAGACAGTCGATAGCAACTTCGAGCGTCTCGCGAACGAAGAGAATCCCGCGATGGATCGACTGTTCGCAGCGAACGAGAATGCTCGCCCGTTCTCGTGGCCCGAGCCGCAGCCTCACGGACAGGTGCCGCCAGCGCCTCCGGTAGCGCAGCCTGCACCCGCGCAGCCTCCAGCGCTGCAGCCCCCTGCAGCCCAACCGCCGGTAGCTCAGCCACCGGCGGCAAAGCCGCCGCTCCCAGCGTTCATGCCACCTGCGCCGCCAGTTCAGAACGGAGCGCCGCCAGCGGCAGCCCCAGCGGCTCCTGCCAACCCAGCGGCCCCAGCGGCCCCCGCAGCTACTCCCGTGTCTCCAGAGCAGCCCGTAACTCCCGCAGTTGTGCCTGGTACTCCGGCCGCAAACGCAACACCCGAAGCTCCAGCGCGACACGCGGTTCCAAGTGCCAAGCAGGGTCCGCCCACGGTTCCGACATACGCTCCACCCATCCCGAAGCCTGCAGCAGCCCCTGCCTCGGTCGCACATGACCCCTCAGAGGACGAGCTCGATCGCACGGTAGTGGTCTCACGCAAGGCGGCTTGGGTCATCGAGTTGCCTGACGGGCGCGAGCTTGACCTCCCCGGTGATGATGTCGTTATCGGGCGCAGGCCCACCGCGGTCGGCGAATCAGACGTACTTGTGGTTCCTGATCCGACCCGCACACTCTCAAAATCACACGCGCGACTTCGCCGCACCAGCGACGCTTGGACAATCGAAGATCTCAACTCGACGAACGGCGTTTTTGTGTTCGACGATGCGGGCGTGCAGATCGAGGTCGAGCCTGGTACCCAGAGGCTCGCGAGTGAGCATCTCATCGTCGGCACGCTCGAGGTACGGTTGCGCCGCGCAGCGTAA
- a CDS encoding endonuclease/exonuclease/phosphatase family protein: MRTISYNLRKHRAVGELAHLVKKHNAELLCLQEAKSAGLPAHIGPLKLVHATEKNRLGLAMYVHSDRFKVKSAHTFELKKSLHDKMLAPAHERLLGARLHDHETETDFIAASFHAAPLTAPNSLRRTQINSAISELRGLGSGLPTIMVGDYNYPMFQKSLAKKMQDEGFQLKRSDKSTYNRYFFFRGHYDFVTSTGFKVSQVSTLDRGSSDHMPIMVTAAHAPKINEARAA; this comes from the coding sequence GTGAGAACGATTAGTTACAACTTGCGCAAGCATCGTGCTGTGGGGGAACTCGCACATCTTGTCAAGAAGCACAACGCTGAACTGCTGTGCCTACAAGAGGCGAAGTCTGCGGGACTCCCGGCCCACATTGGGCCGCTCAAACTTGTGCACGCGACCGAGAAGAACCGTCTCGGCCTCGCGATGTATGTGCACTCTGACCGTTTCAAGGTGAAGTCAGCACACACGTTTGAGTTGAAGAAGTCGCTCCACGACAAGATGCTCGCTCCAGCACACGAGCGTTTGCTTGGTGCTCGTCTCCACGACCACGAGACCGAGACCGACTTCATTGCGGCATCGTTCCACGCGGCACCCCTCACAGCGCCAAACTCGCTCAGGCGAACCCAGATCAACTCGGCGATTAGCGAGCTGCGCGGCCTGGGGTCGGGACTCCCCACGATCATGGTGGGCGACTACAACTACCCAATGTTTCAGAAGAGTCTCGCGAAGAAGATGCAAGACGAGGGCTTTCAGCTGAAGCGTAGCGACAAGAGCACCTACAACCGATACTTCTTCTTCCGCGGCCACTACGACTTCGTAACCTCGACCGGGTTTAAGGTCTCGCAGGTGAGCACCCTCGACCGCGGCAGCTCCGATCACATGCCGATCATGGTGACCGCTGCGCACGCCCCAAAGATCAATGAGGCGCGCGCGGCCTAA
- a CDS encoding MarR family winged helix-turn-helix transcriptional regulator, with protein MGENQTNDGDTIAAIITEFTEVMAFSRTRWARYAEEVDIELGPVGMMVLQIIVRKGPLTATGIGQMLEMDKSIVSRQVAKMRELELVESVEAPEDRRVQLLTASDKAQKIFGRIREQWANSYRERFANWSEDELDQLREGLHRFNAATADVRQDSPAVRCAKHANEAKETSEA; from the coding sequence ATGGGGGAAAACCAGACGAACGACGGCGACACGATCGCCGCGATCATCACCGAGTTCACCGAGGTGATGGCGTTCTCGCGCACGCGTTGGGCACGCTACGCAGAAGAGGTCGACATCGAACTCGGCCCGGTTGGCATGATGGTGCTGCAGATCATCGTGCGCAAGGGTCCACTCACGGCAACAGGTATCGGCCAGATGCTTGAAATGGACAAGTCAATCGTGAGCCGCCAGGTGGCCAAGATGAGAGAGCTCGAGCTCGTCGAATCGGTGGAAGCGCCTGAGGATCGCCGCGTGCAACTGCTCACGGCGAGCGATAAAGCACAGAAAATCTTTGGTCGCATTCGCGAGCAGTGGGCGAACTCATACCGCGAGCGCTTCGCTAACTGGTCTGAAGATGAGCTAGATCAGCTTCGTGAAGGGTTGCACCGCTTCAATGCGGCGACCGCCGATGTTCGACAGGACAGCCCGGCGGTGCGGTGCGCGAAGCACGCGAACGAGGCGAAAGAGACGAGCGAGGCCTAG
- a CDS encoding DHA2 family efflux MFS transporter permease subunit, whose product MSRSSLTTPSAPASGAPLVGRALNLALAGLFLANFVSMLAMNVVGTSMPIIIADIGGTQTAFTWVVTATMLASAIATPIWGKLADLTSKKMLLQVAIVIFILASAAAGFAQDPSWLITCRVFQGIGVGGLGALAQIILAEIVSPLERGKYMGILGAIMAVATVGGPLLGGLLTDTVGWRWNFYVAAPIALVAIIMLQRTLRLPTLKRKIKIDYWGTALISLGFSSILIWVTLAGTNFEWLSWQSFLMAGGGVVALVIAVFVELKVEEPLIPMTLFKNRTFTMSSIASVTVGLAMMATMVYIGQYMQLARGRSVIEASLLSLPMMAGVLVSSTVVGQIITRTGKWKRYMVSGAISLFVGIFMLGWMRYDTSYWYIGVGLAILGVGVGLTMQNLVLVVQNTVEPTEMGTSSAAVTFFRTVGGTAGISVMGALLATQVMEYMNEALAKLSPKELKGAEALAGGQIPKIADLSAPLRDAVESAYGHAIGNIFLYVSPAALIALIAIIFIPNIPLSTKSNAERLHELRKAAESDDVAGIGAGTDLDAELDELTAAEAPEQRVLVDFTGPIVLPNRSPGTPTDR is encoded by the coding sequence ATGAGCCGGAGCTCTCTCACCACCCCATCGGCACCAGCCAGCGGCGCACCACTTGTCGGTCGCGCACTGAACCTTGCCCTCGCAGGCCTGTTTCTCGCGAACTTCGTTTCTATGCTCGCGATGAATGTCGTCGGCACCTCGATGCCCATCATCATCGCTGACATCGGCGGAACACAGACCGCATTCACCTGGGTGGTGACGGCAACCATGCTCGCGAGCGCTATCGCTACGCCGATTTGGGGCAAGCTCGCAGACCTCACAAGCAAGAAGATGCTACTGCAGGTCGCGATCGTCATCTTCATCCTGGCTTCGGCTGCGGCTGGTTTTGCGCAAGATCCATCGTGGCTCATCACCTGCCGCGTATTCCAGGGCATCGGTGTAGGTGGCCTCGGTGCGCTCGCACAGATCATCCTCGCCGAGATTGTAAGCCCACTCGAGCGTGGCAAGTACATGGGCATCCTCGGTGCGATCATGGCAGTCGCGACTGTGGGTGGCCCCCTCCTCGGCGGTCTACTCACCGATACCGTCGGATGGCGCTGGAACTTCTACGTCGCAGCCCCGATCGCGCTCGTCGCAATCATCATGCTGCAGCGCACACTGCGCCTGCCGACGCTCAAGCGCAAGATTAAGATCGACTACTGGGGCACCGCCCTCATCTCGCTCGGCTTCTCAAGCATTCTCATTTGGGTGACGCTCGCTGGCACGAACTTCGAGTGGCTCTCGTGGCAGTCGTTCCTCATGGCGGGCGGCGGCGTCGTTGCGCTCGTCATCGCAGTCTTTGTCGAGCTCAAAGTCGAAGAGCCACTGATCCCAATGACACTCTTCAAGAACCGTACGTTCACCATGTCATCGATCGCGAGCGTCACCGTCGGCCTCGCGATGATGGCGACGATGGTCTACATCGGCCAGTACATGCAGCTCGCGCGCGGCCGCTCAGTCATCGAGGCGAGCCTGCTGTCGCTGCCAATGATGGCGGGCGTGCTCGTCTCATCGACTGTGGTCGGCCAAATCATCACGCGCACCGGCAAGTGGAAGCGTTACATGGTGAGCGGCGCGATCTCACTCTTCGTCGGCATCTTCATGCTTGGATGGATGCGATACGACACCAGCTACTGGTACATCGGTGTCGGGCTCGCTATCCTCGGCGTCGGCGTCGGCCTTACGATGCAGAATCTCGTTCTCGTCGTGCAGAACACGGTCGAGCCAACCGAGATGGGCACCTCGAGCGCAGCCGTCACCTTCTTCCGCACGGTCGGCGGAACCGCCGGCATTTCGGTCATGGGCGCGCTGCTCGCCACCCAGGTCATGGAGTACATGAACGAGGCGCTCGCGAAGCTCTCGCCGAAAGAACTCAAGGGCGCTGAGGCGCTTGCGGGTGGGCAGATTCCCAAAATTGCGGATCTCTCGGCCCCACTTCGCGATGCCGTAGAGTCTGCATACGGTCACGCGATCGGCAACATCTTCCTGTACGTGTCACCGGCGGCGCTGATTGCACTCATCGCAATCATTTTCATCCCGAACATCCCGCTGAGCACCAAGAGCAATGCTGAGCGCCTGCATGAACTGCGCAAGGCCGCCGAGAGCGACGATGTGGCGGGAATCGGCGCCGGGACCGACCTCGATGCTGAACTCGACGAACTCACGGCAGCAGAAGCTCCAGAGCAGCGCGTACTCGTCGACTTCACCGGCCCCATTGTGTTGCCGAATCGATCACCGGGCACCCCCACGGACCGCTAG
- a CDS encoding ABC transporter permease, giving the protein MLRLNRGTKIILSIVTLVVLGFMYIPMFVIISNSFNSGRVSGWPIAGFSLEWWEKALVNPAVHAAVLNSVIVASVATAFALVLGTLAAFALQRFNFFGQHTVNLLIVLPITLPGIVTGVALSNTYYQVLKPMGINVGYWGMIIAHATFCVVMVFNNVIARLRRMNPNLEEASADLGAGIGQTFRLITFPQFRSAFIAGGLLAFALSFDEIVVTIFTAPPGVETLPLWIMNQMARPNEVNQVNVVATVMILLSLIPVYFSQRAQRTSDVK; this is encoded by the coding sequence ATGCTTCGCCTGAATCGCGGAACCAAGATCATTCTCAGCATCGTCACGCTTGTGGTGCTCGGGTTCATGTACATTCCGATGTTCGTCATCATCTCGAACTCATTCAACTCGGGGCGAGTATCGGGGTGGCCGATTGCCGGGTTCTCGCTCGAGTGGTGGGAGAAGGCGCTCGTCAACCCAGCGGTGCACGCCGCCGTGCTCAACTCGGTGATTGTCGCCTCCGTAGCAACCGCTTTTGCGCTGGTGCTCGGCACACTCGCGGCGTTCGCGCTGCAACGCTTTAACTTCTTTGGTCAGCACACGGTGAATCTGCTCATCGTGCTTCCGATCACCCTGCCCGGCATCGTAACCGGCGTGGCTCTATCCAATACGTACTACCAAGTACTCAAGCCGATGGGAATCAATGTTGGCTACTGGGGCATGATAATCGCGCACGCCACATTCTGTGTGGTCATGGTATTCAACAACGTGATCGCGCGTCTGCGCCGCATGAACCCGAACCTCGAAGAGGCTTCGGCAGACCTTGGTGCCGGTATTGGGCAGACATTCCGGCTCATCACCTTTCCGCAATTTCGCTCGGCGTTTATCGCGGGCGGCCTCCTGGCCTTCGCGCTGTCATTTGACGAGATCGTGGTGACGATCTTTACGGCCCCGCCGGGTGTTGAGACATTGCCATTGTGGATCATGAATCAGATGGCGCGGCCGAACGAAGTCAATCAGGTGAACGTGGTTGCGACTGTGATGATTCTGCTTTCGCTTATCCCGGTCTACTTCTCGCAGCGAGCGCAGCGCACGAGCGACGTGAAGTAG
- a CDS encoding ABC transporter permease has product MSTQTVRERAPRPISTALYRHPKGRLASLLTLPMVWLVGVYILSLAIMLITAFWTTDPFTSRVKPGFTLENFTQLITVPAYAMTALRTLGIALAVTLICALFSIPLAVFMSQVAGPKLRAVLAILVTLPLWAGYLVKIIGMRLVWTENGFFNWALEPLGIHGPGLGVLTVIFTLVYLWFPYMAIPVYSAISQIPANLFDASSDLGARGFRTIRTVVTPLLLPSLIAGSVFTFSLSLGDFIAAMYVGGSTQMIGSIIAQNINLNPPLAAAFSFVPIVLVIAYLAAVRRTGALNNL; this is encoded by the coding sequence GTGAGTACGCAGACCGTTCGCGAACGCGCACCGAGGCCAATTTCGACGGCACTCTATCGGCACCCGAAGGGACGCCTCGCGTCACTTCTCACTCTGCCGATGGTCTGGCTTGTCGGCGTGTACATCTTGTCGCTCGCCATCATGCTCATTACGGCATTTTGGACGACCGACCCATTTACCTCACGCGTGAAGCCAGGCTTCACGCTCGAAAACTTCACTCAACTCATCACAGTGCCCGCGTACGCCATGACCGCGCTGCGCACCCTCGGCATTGCGCTTGCAGTCACCCTCATCTGCGCACTGTTCTCGATTCCACTCGCGGTCTTCATGTCGCAGGTCGCCGGACCAAAACTACGCGCCGTGCTCGCAATTCTCGTGACGCTGCCCCTCTGGGCGGGGTATCTCGTGAAGATCATCGGTATGCGCCTGGTTTGGACAGAAAACGGATTCTTTAACTGGGCCCTCGAGCCGCTGGGAATTCACGGACCCGGTCTCGGTGTACTTACGGTGATTTTCACGCTGGTGTACCTCTGGTTCCCGTACATGGCTATTCCGGTCTACTCCGCGATCTCCCAAATACCCGCGAACCTCTTCGACGCTTCATCCGACCTCGGGGCGCGCGGTTTCCGTACGATCCGCACCGTAGTCACACCGCTCTTGCTGCCCTCACTCATCGCCGGTTCAGTGTTCACGTTCTCGCTGAGCCTCGGTGACTTCATTGCCGCGATGTACGTCGGTGGATCAACACAGATGATCGGCAGCATCATCGCACAGAACATCAACCTGAACCCACCGCTCGCTGCTGCATTCTCGTTCGTGCCAATCGTGCTCGTGATCGCCTATCTCGCTGCCGTGCGCCGCACCGGTGCGCTCAACAACCTGTAA
- a CDS encoding extracellular solute-binding protein: protein MNKKMLAVPLAMAAALGLALTGCASGDGGASVSDDGTLKIDVPEVPMIEELGDFENEVNILAWSGFVEPAWADQFTADTGCTVNRKIFATSDEAVQLMRTGEYDLVSASGDASLRLIVDGNVQPLNTELIPNFGDDIVSGMKGQLYDTLNGNVYGIPIGRGANILEYNSEVVTDEPTSWDVVWEADSPYAGKIAAYDSPIYIADAAIYLMHHEPDLGIENPYALDQEQLAAATDLLKQQNEMVSEYWSPATNVTSFTGGNSVVGTSWEVLRKATQDEKFKSVLPQEGSTGWSDAWMLAAESESPNCAYAWMDYTSQPDVNGAIAMNFGMAPANAAFCEMSDEAKEHCDYYNATDEEYFEQVWFWTTPIDQCLDGRTDIQCTNYQDWTNAWATVKG, encoded by the coding sequence ATGAATAAGAAGATGCTCGCAGTGCCACTCGCTATGGCGGCGGCACTCGGCCTCGCTCTCACCGGCTGCGCAAGCGGTGACGGTGGGGCATCCGTCTCAGACGACGGCACATTGAAGATCGACGTGCCCGAGGTTCCCATGATCGAGGAGCTCGGCGATTTCGAGAACGAGGTGAACATTCTCGCCTGGTCGGGCTTCGTCGAGCCAGCTTGGGCTGATCAGTTCACCGCAGACACCGGCTGCACCGTTAACCGCAAGATCTTCGCGACCAGCGATGAGGCTGTGCAGCTCATGCGCACGGGTGAGTACGACCTCGTCTCGGCCTCGGGCGACGCGAGCCTCCGACTCATCGTCGACGGCAATGTGCAGCCACTCAACACCGAGCTCATCCCGAACTTCGGTGACGACATTGTGTCAGGCATGAAGGGTCAGCTCTATGACACCCTGAACGGCAACGTCTACGGTATCCCAATCGGCCGCGGCGCAAACATCCTTGAATACAACAGCGAAGTCGTCACTGATGAGCCCACAAGTTGGGACGTCGTGTGGGAGGCTGACAGCCCCTACGCCGGCAAGATTGCGGCCTACGACAGCCCGATCTACATCGCCGACGCTGCGATCTACCTCATGCACCACGAGCCAGATCTCGGCATTGAGAACCCGTACGCGCTCGACCAGGAGCAACTCGCTGCCGCCACCGACCTGCTCAAGCAGCAGAACGAGATGGTGTCTGAGTACTGGTCACCCGCCACGAACGTCACCTCGTTCACTGGCGGCAACTCGGTCGTTGGTACCTCGTGGGAGGTGCTGCGCAAGGCCACGCAGGACGAGAAATTCAAGAGCGTCTTGCCACAAGAGGGTTCGACCGGCTGGTCGGATGCTTGGATGCTCGCGGCAGAATCAGAGAGCCCGAACTGCGCCTACGCATGGATGGACTACACCAGCCAGCCAGACGTTAACGGAGCTATCGCAATGAACTTCGGCATGGCACCTGCCAACGCCGCATTCTGTGAGATGAGCGACGAGGCCAAGGAACACTGCGACTACTACAACGCAACCGACGAGGAGTACTTCGAGCAGGTGTGGTTCTGGACCACCCCAATTGATCAGTGCCTCGACGGCCGCACCGATATTCAGTGCACAAACTACCAGGACTGGACCAACGCCTGGGCGACCGTAAAGGGCTAG